A single window of Streptomyces sp. NBC_00464 DNA harbors:
- a CDS encoding SCO2584 family spore wall biosynthesis protein, which translates to MPDDVGGRPFPNGWEPDDDRGGADEDFASVVFDEDFVRAAEFHEPTAVERLLAAAEARAEADAYRTRSGGGPLDDDLYDGFGRAGAYGDADDDDSYDGGPYGRHGGSLRPYRGAARWHRPVAWLLAVLMGVGMVALAFSAVYRNTSGDRQDQVPPPATSGVDSAPGPTAAPSAADGYSRPMVSAVPRTP; encoded by the coding sequence GTGCCGGACGACGTGGGGGGCAGGCCGTTCCCGAACGGCTGGGAGCCCGACGACGACCGCGGGGGCGCGGACGAGGACTTCGCCTCCGTGGTGTTCGACGAGGACTTCGTCCGGGCAGCCGAGTTCCATGAACCGACCGCCGTCGAGCGGCTGTTGGCGGCTGCCGAGGCGCGCGCCGAGGCCGATGCCTACCGGACCCGGTCCGGCGGCGGGCCGCTGGACGACGACCTCTACGACGGTTTCGGGCGCGCGGGCGCCTATGGCGACGCGGATGACGACGATTCCTACGACGGCGGTCCCTACGGCCGGCACGGCGGCTCCCTGCGCCCCTACCGGGGTGCCGCCCGCTGGCACCGGCCCGTGGCCTGGCTGCTGGCCGTGCTGATGGGAGTGGGCATGGTCGCGCTGGCCTTCAGCGCCGTCTACCGCAACACGTCGGGCGACCGTCAGGACCAGGTTCCACCGCCGGCCACGAGCGGCGTGGACAGCGCGCCGGGGCCCACCGCGGCCCCGTCCGCCGCAGACGGCTACTCCCGCCCGATGGTCTCCGCGGTCCCTCGCACGCCTTGA
- a CDS encoding SCO2583 family membrane protein produces MADRGDPPEGPSENSASGSEDEYRSLVFDESFVRAARLQEFSAQERMGEHARAVRSLPGRAVRNGSRAALALVVLIALAFGTAVFMGFRHPYQNPVTRRAEPLRMTVVPLAPRGVVPAGTTAALFASSPAAPFPKGVAGISLPVTRRTANFSDSQVYAALATARDYLVASSLDPDVLGGNAVRPVESLLDPDQMNQFEQSMSAPHDDGQHAASGWLVRFDPDEVTPDPEIRVRGTLRYGEVGADALEVVSDHTFAYVLRPAVSGPQQAGGASLFTVRREMRFRFDRDDLRLHRLEVQTSYVQAGPQSCSADTTGALRPLLAGKRAVDGGPAGTDPYATSRPAAALCGTLAVSSLPSRAQGPRASGTAPSRP; encoded by the coding sequence ATGGCAGACCGCGGAGATCCACCCGAAGGCCCGTCGGAGAACAGCGCGAGCGGCAGCGAGGACGAGTACCGGTCACTGGTCTTCGACGAGTCCTTCGTCCGGGCCGCCAGGTTGCAGGAGTTCTCCGCCCAGGAGCGCATGGGAGAGCACGCCCGTGCCGTCCGGAGCCTGCCAGGCCGTGCTGTCCGCAACGGCTCACGGGCCGCGCTCGCCCTGGTCGTCCTGATCGCCCTGGCCTTCGGCACCGCCGTCTTCATGGGCTTCCGCCACCCCTACCAGAACCCCGTCACCAGGAGGGCCGAGCCGCTGCGGATGACCGTCGTCCCGCTGGCGCCGCGCGGAGTCGTGCCCGCCGGCACCACAGCCGCCCTCTTCGCGAGCAGCCCCGCCGCCCCGTTCCCGAAGGGGGTCGCAGGCATCAGCCTTCCGGTGACCCGGCGGACGGCGAACTTCTCCGACAGCCAGGTGTACGCAGCGCTGGCCACGGCCAGGGACTACCTGGTGGCCTCCTCGCTCGATCCCGACGTCCTGGGCGGGAACGCCGTGCGCCCCGTGGAGTCACTGCTCGACCCGGACCAGATGAATCAGTTCGAGCAGAGCATGAGCGCCCCGCACGACGACGGGCAGCACGCGGCGTCCGGCTGGCTGGTGCGGTTCGATCCGGACGAGGTCACCCCCGATCCGGAGATCCGGGTCCGAGGCACGCTGCGATACGGCGAGGTGGGGGCCGACGCCCTGGAGGTGGTGTCGGACCACACCTTCGCCTATGTACTCCGCCCAGCCGTCTCGGGCCCTCAACAGGCGGGCGGTGCCTCGCTGTTCACCGTACGGCGGGAGATGCGCTTCCGGTTCGACCGGGACGATCTGCGGCTGCACCGGCTGGAGGTGCAGACCAGCTATGTCCAGGCCGGACCACAGTCCTGCTCCGCCGACACCACCGGGGCCCTGCGGCCGCTGCTCGCGGGCAAACGGGCGGTCGACGGCGGCCCGGCGGGCACCGACCCGTATGCGACGAGCCGGCCCGCCGCGGCGCTGTGCGGGACGCTGGCGGTCAGCTCCCTGCCGTCCCGGGCTCAGGGTCCTCGGGCCTCGGGGACTGCTCCGAGCCGTCCGTAG
- a CDS encoding M48 family metallopeptidase, translating to MTDGSHESHENVPSRQRRRFPGISSRAYEHPADRSALVALRKLSGFDTVFKALSGLLPERSLRLLFLSDSVRVSDAQFSHLNDMLRDACYILDLEKVPPMYVSQNPQPNAMCIGLDEPIIVVTTGLVELLDEEEMRAVVGHEVGHALSGHAVYRTILLFLTNLALKVAWIPLGNVAIMAIVTALREWFRKSELSADRAGLLVGQDVRASMRGLMKIAGGNHLHEMNVDAFLAQADEYEKAGDLRDSVLKILNVLPRSHPFTTVRAAELKKWSETRDYQRIMDGHYPRRDEDKDTSVTDAFKESASHYADSVRSSKDPLMKLVGDIAGGAGDLGGKLRDKFTGAGGAGAKGAGTARNDATDGSEQSPRPEDPEPGTAGS from the coding sequence ATGACCGACGGCAGCCACGAGAGCCATGAGAACGTGCCGAGCAGGCAGCGCAGGCGTTTCCCGGGGATCTCCTCCCGGGCGTACGAACACCCGGCAGACCGTTCGGCCCTGGTGGCGCTGCGCAAGCTGAGCGGTTTCGACACCGTCTTCAAGGCACTGAGCGGACTGCTGCCGGAGCGCAGTCTGCGACTGCTGTTCCTGTCGGACTCCGTCCGGGTGAGCGACGCGCAGTTCAGCCACCTCAACGACATGCTGCGGGATGCCTGCTACATCCTGGACCTGGAGAAGGTCCCTCCGATGTACGTCAGCCAGAACCCGCAGCCCAACGCCATGTGCATCGGCCTGGACGAGCCGATCATCGTGGTGACGACGGGCCTGGTGGAACTGCTCGACGAGGAGGAGATGCGCGCGGTCGTCGGGCATGAGGTGGGGCACGCCCTCTCCGGCCATGCCGTGTACCGCACGATCCTGCTCTTCCTCACCAATCTCGCCCTCAAGGTGGCGTGGATCCCCCTCGGCAATGTCGCGATCATGGCGATCGTCACCGCACTGCGCGAGTGGTTCCGCAAGTCCGAGCTGTCCGCCGACCGGGCCGGTCTGCTGGTCGGCCAGGATGTGCGGGCCTCGATGCGAGGGCTGATGAAGATCGCCGGCGGCAACCACCTCCACGAGATGAACGTGGACGCGTTCCTCGCCCAGGCCGACGAGTACGAGAAGGCGGGCGACCTGCGCGATTCCGTCCTCAAGATCCTGAACGTGCTCCCCCGTTCGCACCCGTTCACGACAGTGCGCGCGGCCGAGCTGAAGAAGTGGTCCGAGACCCGCGACTACCAGCGGATCATGGACGGCCACTACCCGCGGCGCGACGAGGACAAGGACACCTCGGTGACGGACGCCTTCAAGGAGTCCGCCTCGCACTACGCCGACTCGGTGCGCAGCAGCAAGGACCCGCTGATGAAGCTGGTCGGCGACATAGCGGGCGGAGCCGGCGACCTGGGCGGCAAGCTCCGCGACAAGTTCACCGGCGCGGGCGGCGCAGGCGCCAAGGGGGCCGGGACGGCCAGAAACGACGCTACGGACGGCTCGGAGCAGTCCCCGAGGCCCGAGGACCCTGAGCCCGGGACGGCAGGGAGCTGA
- the nadD gene encoding nicotinate-nucleotide adenylyltransferase encodes MGEQEVPTGRGKRRLGVMGGTFDPIHHGHLVAASEVAAQFHLDEVVFVPTGQPWQKSHKQVSPAEDRYLMTVIATASNPQFSVSRSDIDRNGPTYTIDTLRDLRAVHGDADLFFITGADALSQILTWRDADELFSLSHFIGVTRPGHVLTDDGLPEGGVSLVEVPALAISSTDCRARVAQGEPVWYLVPDGVVRYIDKRQLYRGE; translated from the coding sequence ATGGGAGAGCAGGAAGTGCCTACCGGCCGCGGAAAGCGCCGACTCGGCGTGATGGGCGGGACGTTTGACCCGATTCATCATGGACACCTGGTGGCGGCCAGTGAAGTGGCCGCCCAGTTCCACCTCGACGAGGTGGTCTTCGTCCCGACCGGGCAGCCGTGGCAGAAGAGCCACAAGCAGGTCTCCCCGGCCGAGGACCGCTATCTGATGACCGTCATCGCGACGGCGTCCAACCCGCAGTTCTCGGTCAGCCGCAGCGATATCGACCGCAACGGCCCCACGTACACGATCGACACCCTGCGGGACCTGCGCGCGGTCCACGGTGACGCGGACCTCTTCTTCATCACGGGCGCCGACGCTCTCTCCCAGATCCTCACCTGGCGGGATGCCGACGAGCTCTTCTCGCTGTCCCACTTCATCGGGGTGACGCGGCCGGGGCACGTGCTGACGGACGACGGGCTGCCGGAGGGGGGCGTCTCCCTCGTGGAGGTCCCCGCACTGGCCATCTCCTCCACGGACTGCCGTGCGAGGGTCGCCCAGGGGGAGCCGGTCTGGTACCTGGTCCCGGACGGTGTGGTCCGCTACATCGACAAGCGCCAGCTGTACCGCGGCGAATGA
- a CDS encoding LCP family protein encodes MNDRQNPYDPYYQQPQIVGYDEYGQPVYQQQAGQQQYDPYAQQQPQQPPQQAPQAGQGYGYDPYAQQQQPAAPPQQYDPYAAQQNQQNQQPQPPQQQPSQQGYGYDGGYGYDTGQQPAAVDTTQQWNIPQQAQAPAAAPPQRAPEPQPAVEPDAGVPGPRRGDRDYGTEQFSFIEEPDEDSEDVIDWLKFTESRSERREEARRRGHNRMVALIVVVALVVLGGVGYLWSADKIPGLSASEKETTTATGPQRRDVIVVHLHNTKAGGTSTALLVDNVTTKQGTTVLLPNSLAVTDEDGATTTLGKSVDDDGTSGTRESIDSLLGTEISGTWRLDTPYLENLVDLVGNIEVDTDTAVPDAKKGAAPLVKKGKAQTLSGPMAVAYATYRGPGEAEAKQLMRFGQVMRGVLRKISDDPKAATVTVETLAQILDPSLPEQDLGASLAKLAEHAKIGDYKTALLPVQDDGTLTEAATESVVKDILGGTFKAPAADAAVRVGVKDATGSGRGTESARIELVNGGYTFVNSGKSGAVAASEVIYKDAADKKKATEVASTLGLPASAAKKGKTAGNADVSVVIGQDYQIK; translated from the coding sequence GTGAACGACCGACAGAATCCGTACGACCCGTACTACCAGCAGCCGCAGATCGTCGGCTACGACGAGTACGGGCAGCCGGTGTACCAGCAGCAGGCCGGGCAGCAGCAGTACGACCCGTACGCACAGCAGCAGCCCCAGCAGCCCCCGCAGCAGGCGCCGCAGGCCGGTCAGGGGTACGGCTACGACCCGTACGCCCAGCAGCAGCAGCCTGCCGCGCCTCCGCAGCAGTACGACCCGTACGCCGCTCAGCAGAACCAGCAGAACCAGCAGCCCCAGCCGCCCCAGCAACAGCCCTCGCAGCAGGGTTACGGCTACGACGGCGGTTACGGCTACGACACGGGCCAGCAGCCCGCCGCGGTCGACACCACGCAGCAGTGGAACATCCCGCAGCAGGCCCAGGCGCCCGCCGCCGCTCCGCCGCAGCGGGCCCCCGAACCGCAGCCGGCCGTGGAGCCGGACGCGGGTGTTCCGGGGCCGCGACGGGGCGACCGCGACTACGGCACGGAGCAGTTCTCCTTCATCGAGGAGCCCGACGAGGACTCCGAAGACGTCATCGACTGGCTGAAGTTCACCGAGAGCCGCAGCGAACGCCGCGAGGAGGCACGCCGCCGCGGTCACAACCGGATGGTCGCGCTGATCGTCGTCGTCGCACTGGTGGTGCTCGGCGGCGTCGGCTACCTGTGGTCCGCGGACAAGATCCCCGGTCTCTCCGCGTCGGAGAAGGAGACCACCACGGCGACCGGCCCGCAGCGGCGGGACGTCATCGTGGTGCACCTCCACAACACCAAGGCGGGCGGCACGTCCACGGCCCTGCTCGTCGACAACGTCACCACCAAGCAGGGCACCACGGTTCTGCTGCCCAACTCGCTGGCCGTCACCGACGAGGACGGTGCCACCACCACCCTCGGCAAATCGGTCGACGACGACGGGACCTCGGGAACCCGCGAGTCCATCGACTCGCTGCTCGGCACCGAGATCAGCGGCACGTGGCGGCTCGACACCCCGTATCTGGAGAACCTCGTCGACCTGGTCGGCAATATCGAGGTCGACACCGACACCGCTGTTCCCGACGCCAAGAAGGGCGCCGCGCCCCTGGTGAAGAAGGGCAAGGCGCAGACGCTCAGCGGGCCGATGGCCGTCGCGTACGCCACGTACCGCGGACCCGGCGAGGCCGAGGCCAAGCAGCTGATGCGGTTCGGGCAGGTCATGCGCGGAGTGCTGCGGAAGATCTCCGACGATCCGAAGGCCGCCACGGTCACGGTCGAGACCCTGGCCCAGATCCTCGACCCGTCCCTGCCCGAGCAGGACCTCGGCGCCTCCCTGGCCAAGCTCGCCGAGCACGCCAAGATCGGCGACTACAAGACCGCGCTGCTGCCGGTCCAGGACGACGGCACCCTCACCGAGGCTGCCACGGAGAGCGTCGTCAAGGACATCCTGGGCGGCACGTTCAAGGCCCCGGCCGCGGACGCGGCGGTACGGGTCGGCGTCAAGGACGCCACGGGCAGCGGCCGCGGTACGGAGTCCGCCCGGATCGAGCTGGTCAACGGTGGCTACACCTTCGTCAACAGCGGCAAGTCAGGCGCGGTGGCGGCCTCCGAGGTCATCTACAAGGACGCGGCGGACAAGAAGAAGGCAACCGAGGTGGCCTCGACCCTCGGGCTGCCGGCGAGTGCGGCGAAGAAGGGCAAGACGGCCGGTAACGCGGACGTGTCCGTCGTCATCGGTCAGGACTACCAGATCAAGTAG
- the rsfS gene encoding ribosome silencing factor, which produces MTATDRSIELINAAAQAAADRLAHDIIAYDVSDVLSITDAFLLASAPNDRQVKSIVDEIEEQLQKKLGAKPVRREGDRDARWILLDYVDIVIHVQHSEERVFYALERLWKDCPEIPLPEDAVKTRGKAEEHAQLTGGTEGEQS; this is translated from the coding sequence GTGACCGCCACGGACCGCTCCATCGAGCTCATCAACGCCGCCGCTCAGGCGGCCGCCGACCGGCTCGCGCACGACATCATTGCGTACGACGTCAGCGACGTGCTGTCGATCACGGACGCCTTCCTGCTGGCTTCGGCCCCCAACGACCGCCAGGTCAAGTCGATCGTCGACGAGATCGAGGAGCAGCTTCAGAAGAAGCTCGGCGCCAAGCCGGTCCGCCGTGAAGGCGACCGCGACGCCCGCTGGATCCTCCTCGACTACGTCGACATCGTCATCCACGTCCAGCACAGCGAGGAGCGTGTCTTCTACGCGCTGGAGCGCCTGTGGAAGGACTGCCCCGAGATCCCCCTTCCCGAGGACGCCGTGAAGACCCGCGGCAAGGCCGAGGAGCACGCACAGCTCACCGGCGGCACGGAAGGTGAGCAGAGCTGA
- a CDS encoding histidine phosphatase family protein produces the protein MNGSGSGRGRRIVLWRHGQTAWNLERRFQGSTDIELTEEGVGQARRAARLLASLKPDAIVASDLRRAAATAAELVAITGLGVAHDPGLRETYAGAWQGLTHEEIVGLYGDQYAAWKRGEPVRRGGGELETEVADRAAPVVLAHADKLPDDGTLVVVSHGGTIRTTIGRLLGLEAHHWEGLGGLSNCCWSVLGEGARGWRLLEHNAGTLPEPVLGDDA, from the coding sequence CTGAACGGCAGCGGAAGCGGCAGGGGCCGCAGGATCGTCCTCTGGCGACACGGCCAGACGGCGTGGAACCTGGAGCGCCGGTTCCAGGGCTCCACGGACATCGAGCTCACCGAGGAAGGCGTCGGGCAGGCCCGCCGGGCCGCCCGGCTGCTCGCCTCGCTGAAGCCGGACGCGATCGTCGCATCCGATCTGCGGCGGGCCGCGGCCACGGCGGCCGAGCTCGTCGCGATCACCGGCCTCGGTGTCGCGCACGACCCGGGACTGCGTGAGACCTATGCGGGCGCCTGGCAGGGCCTCACCCACGAGGAGATCGTGGGGCTGTACGGCGATCAGTACGCGGCCTGGAAGCGCGGCGAGCCCGTGCGGCGCGGCGGCGGTGAGCTGGAGACGGAGGTCGCCGACAGGGCGGCTCCCGTCGTGCTCGCGCACGCCGACAAGCTGCCCGACGACGGCACGCTCGTCGTCGTCAGTCACGGTGGCACCATCCGGACCACCATCGGCCGGCTGCTGGGTCTCGAAGCGCACCACTGGGAAGGGCTCGGCGGACTCTCCAACTGCTGCTGGTCGGTGCTGGGCGAGGGTGCCCGCGGCTGGCGCCTGCTGGAGCACAACGCCGGCACCCTGCCCGAACCGGTGCTCGGAGACGACGCCTGA
- a CDS encoding NADH-ubiquinone oxidoreductase-F iron-sulfur binding region domain-containing protein gives MNLPLPDVPEVRVVGLPQLTSGFDLVERLDLGMHLKVHGPLEPMTGERLAELAESISLNGRGGAGFPFGRKLRAVAKASIRRGVRPVVVINGSEGEPACRKDTVLLNRAPHLILDGALLAAEALGARTLIVAVTRNSTEISVRSALAERGLSDRRGRPLRARVVRTPERMVSGEASAVIRAASGGPALPPGRRGRAAESGVGGAPTLLSNAETYAQLAVAARMGPRRYGDTGLPDEPGTVLLTLSGAVARPMVIEVPTGVPLRYVLQLAGAPPLPQGVLTGGYHGNWISAHAVHDAVISRESLAAAGGALGAGAILPIGPETCPLGESLRVANWLAAETAGQCGPCRLGLPAAAGGLSDVLNGGGPAALEALREVTLAVKGRGACKHPDGSARFLSSTLSAFTDDLAAHVLDGGCGRETRGVLPLPAPGYQDVEESVPSGEKLAVDWTLCRGHGLCADIVPELIRLGADGYPALADAMVPMHLRGRAQRAVRRCPALALRIEQQAPERPALPPGTGRKALGSGRS, from the coding sequence GTGAACCTCCCCCTCCCCGACGTCCCCGAAGTCCGCGTCGTCGGCCTCCCCCAACTGACCAGCGGCTTCGACCTGGTGGAGCGGCTCGACCTCGGCATGCATCTGAAGGTGCACGGGCCGCTGGAGCCGATGACCGGCGAACGCCTGGCGGAACTCGCCGAGTCCATCTCCCTCAACGGCCGCGGCGGTGCCGGATTCCCCTTCGGCAGAAAGCTGCGCGCCGTCGCCAAGGCGTCCATCCGGCGTGGGGTACGGCCGGTCGTCGTGATCAACGGCAGCGAGGGCGAACCCGCCTGCCGCAAGGACACGGTGCTGCTCAACCGTGCACCGCACCTCATCCTGGACGGCGCGCTGCTGGCGGCCGAGGCGCTCGGAGCCCGCACCCTGATCGTCGCCGTCACCCGCAACTCCACGGAGATCTCGGTGCGCTCGGCGCTGGCCGAGCGGGGTCTGTCCGACCGGCGCGGTCGGCCGTTACGGGCCCGGGTGGTGCGGACCCCGGAGCGGATGGTCTCGGGTGAGGCCTCGGCCGTCATCCGGGCGGCGTCCGGCGGCCCCGCCCTGCCGCCGGGCCGCCGCGGACGGGCCGCCGAGTCGGGGGTGGGCGGCGCCCCCACCCTGCTGTCGAACGCGGAGACGTACGCGCAACTCGCCGTCGCCGCCCGCATGGGCCCCCGCCGCTACGGAGACACCGGCCTGCCCGACGAGCCCGGCACGGTGCTCCTCACACTCTCCGGCGCGGTCGCGCGCCCGATGGTCATCGAGGTGCCGACGGGGGTGCCGCTGCGGTACGTCCTCCAGCTGGCCGGCGCGCCACCGTTGCCGCAGGGCGTGCTGACGGGCGGCTATCACGGCAACTGGATCAGCGCGCACGCCGTGCATGACGCCGTCATCTCCCGGGAGTCGCTGGCCGCGGCGGGTGGCGCGCTGGGAGCGGGTGCCATCCTGCCGATCGGACCGGAGACCTGCCCGCTCGGCGAGTCCCTGCGCGTGGCGAACTGGCTGGCCGCCGAGACCGCCGGCCAGTGCGGCCCGTGCAGGCTCGGGCTGCCGGCTGCCGCGGGCGGGCTCTCCGATGTGCTGAACGGGGGCGGTCCCGCCGCTCTGGAGGCGCTGCGTGAAGTGACGCTGGCGGTCAAGGGGCGGGGCGCCTGCAAGCATCCGGACGGTTCGGCACGCTTTCTGTCGTCCACGCTCTCCGCGTTCACCGACGACCTGGCCGCGCATGTGCTGGACGGCGGCTGCGGCCGCGAGACGCGCGGGGTTCTCCCTCTGCCCGCACCTGGGTACCAGGATGTGGAGGAGTCCGTTCCGAGCGGCGAGAAGCTGGCCGTCGACTGGACGCTCTGCCGGGGCCACGGCCTCTGCGCGGACATCGTCCCGGAGCTGATCAGGCTGGGCGCCGACGGATACCCGGCGCTCGCGGACGCCATGGTTCCGATGCATCTGCGCGGACGTGCGCAGCGTGCCGTACGCCGTTGTCCCGCCCTGGCGCTCCGGATCGAGCAGCAGGCTCCCGAGCGGCCCGCGCTGCCTCCGGGCACCGGCCGGAAGGCACTGGGCAGCGGCCGGAGTTGA
- the leuS gene encoding leucine--tRNA ligase, with protein sequence MSETNSAADVAAPHRYTAAMAADIEARWQDFWDAEGTYEAPNPTGDLAGDPELAAKPKKFIMDMFPYPSGAGLHVGHPLGYIATDVYARHQRMSGHNVLHTLGFDAFGLPAEQYAVQTGTHPRISTEANIENMTAQLRRLGLGHDKRRSFATIESEYYKWTQWIFLQIFNSWYDTDADRARPIAELVAQFESGERATPDGRDWSALSAAERADVLSDHRLAYASDAPVNWSPGLGTVLANEEVTADGRSERGNFPVFKAKLRQWNMRITAYADRLLNDLDGLDWPEAIKLQQRNWIGRSEGARVDFPVDGAGSITVFTTRQDTLFGATYMVLAPEHELVERIIPAAWPDGTHPVWTGGHATPAEAVTAYRKQAAAKSDVERQAEAKDKTGVFTGAYATNPVSGEQVPVFIADYVLMGYGTGAIMAVPAHDARDFAFARAFELPMRCVVEPSDDRGTDASTWEDAFGSYDAKLVNSANDEISLDGLGVVDAKARITDWLKEHGVGEGTVNFRLRDWLFSRQRYWGEPFPIVYDEEGIAHPLPESMLPLELPEVDDYSPRTFDPDDADTQPETPLSRNADWVNVTLDLGDGAGPKKYRRETNTMPNWAGSCWYELRYLDPNNSEKLVDPAIEQYWMGPREGQPTGGVDLYVGGAEHAVLHLLYARFWSKVLHDLGHVSSAEPFHKLYNQGMIQAFVYRDSRGIAVPAAEVEERDGAYYYEGEKVSRVLGKMGKSLKNAVTPDEICGEYGADTLRLYEMAMGPLDVSRPWDTRAVVGQYRLLQRLWRNIVDEESGEVTVVDTEPGEDTLRALHKAIDGVGGDMAGMRFNTAIAKVTELNNHLTKAGGPLPRPVAEALVLLVAPLAPHIAEELWRRLGHTESVVHQDFPVADPAYVVDETVTCVVQIKGKVRARLEISPSITDAELEALALADPAVVAALDGAGIRKVIVRAPKLVNIVPA encoded by the coding sequence ATGAGCGAGACGAATTCCGCAGCCGACGTTGCTGCGCCGCACCGCTATACGGCAGCGATGGCCGCCGACATCGAGGCACGCTGGCAGGACTTCTGGGACGCCGAGGGCACGTACGAGGCGCCGAACCCCACCGGCGACCTGGCGGGCGACCCGGAGCTGGCCGCCAAGCCGAAGAAGTTCATCATGGACATGTTCCCGTACCCCTCGGGTGCGGGCCTGCACGTCGGCCACCCGCTGGGCTACATCGCCACCGATGTCTACGCCCGCCACCAGCGGATGAGCGGCCACAACGTCCTGCACACCCTGGGCTTCGACGCCTTCGGTCTGCCCGCGGAGCAGTACGCCGTACAGACCGGCACGCACCCGCGGATCTCGACCGAGGCCAACATCGAGAACATGACGGCGCAGCTGCGCCGGCTGGGCCTGGGCCACGACAAGCGCCGCTCGTTCGCCACGATCGAGTCGGAGTACTACAAGTGGACCCAGTGGATCTTCCTGCAGATCTTCAACTCCTGGTACGACACCGACGCGGACCGCGCCCGGCCGATCGCCGAGCTGGTCGCCCAGTTCGAGTCCGGTGAGCGCGCGACCCCCGACGGACGCGACTGGAGCGCGCTGAGCGCCGCCGAGCGCGCCGACGTCCTGAGCGACCACCGGCTGGCCTACGCCTCCGACGCGCCCGTCAACTGGTCGCCCGGCCTGGGCACCGTCCTGGCCAACGAGGAGGTCACGGCCGACGGTCGCTCCGAGCGCGGCAACTTCCCCGTCTTCAAGGCCAAGCTGCGCCAGTGGAACATGCGCATCACCGCCTACGCCGACCGCCTGCTGAACGACCTGGACGGGCTGGACTGGCCCGAGGCCATCAAGCTGCAGCAGCGCAACTGGATCGGCCGCTCCGAGGGCGCGCGCGTCGACTTCCCGGTCGACGGCGCCGGCAGCATCACCGTCTTCACCACCCGCCAGGACACCCTGTTCGGCGCCACGTACATGGTGCTGGCGCCGGAGCACGAGCTGGTCGAGCGGATCATCCCGGCCGCCTGGCCCGACGGCACCCACCCGGTCTGGACCGGCGGCCACGCCACTCCGGCCGAGGCCGTCACCGCGTACCGCAAGCAGGCCGCCGCCAAGTCCGATGTGGAGCGGCAGGCCGAGGCCAAGGACAAGACCGGCGTCTTCACCGGCGCGTACGCGACCAACCCGGTCAGCGGCGAGCAGGTTCCCGTCTTCATCGCCGACTACGTGCTGATGGGCTACGGCACCGGCGCGATCATGGCCGTACCGGCGCACGACGCGCGCGACTTCGCCTTCGCACGCGCCTTCGAGCTGCCGATGCGCTGCGTCGTCGAGCCGTCGGACGACCGCGGCACGGACGCCTCGACGTGGGAGGACGCCTTCGGCTCGTACGACGCGAAGCTGGTCAACTCCGCGAACGACGAGATCTCGCTGGACGGCCTGGGCGTCGTCGACGCGAAGGCCCGCATCACCGACTGGCTGAAGGAGCACGGCGTCGGCGAGGGCACCGTCAACTTCCGGCTGCGCGACTGGCTGTTCAGCCGTCAGCGCTACTGGGGCGAGCCCTTCCCGATCGTGTACGACGAGGAGGGCATCGCCCACCCGCTGCCCGAGTCGATGCTGCCGCTGGAGCTGCCGGAGGTCGACGACTACTCGCCGCGCACCTTCGACCCGGACGACGCCGACACCCAGCCCGAGACCCCGCTGTCGCGCAACGCCGACTGGGTCAACGTCACGCTGGACCTGGGCGACGGCGCCGGCCCGAAGAAGTACCGCCGCGAGACCAACACCATGCCCAACTGGGCCGGATCCTGCTGGTACGAGCTGCGCTACCTGGACCCGAACAACAGCGAGAAGCTGGTCGACCCGGCGATCGAGCAGTACTGGATGGGCCCGCGCGAGGGGCAGCCGACCGGTGGTGTCGACCTGTACGTGGGCGGAGCCGAGCACGCCGTACTGCACCTGCTGTACGCCCGCTTCTGGTCCAAGGTGCTGCACGACCTGGGCCACGTCTCGTCCGCGGAGCCCTTCCACAAGCTGTACAACCAGGGCATGATCCAGGCCTTCGTCTACCGGGACAGCCGCGGCATCGCGGTCCCGGCGGCCGAGGTCGAGGAGCGTGACGGGGCGTACTACTACGAGGGCGAGAAGGTCTCCCGCGTCCTGGGCAAGATGGGCAAGTCCCTGAAGAACGCCGTGACGCCCGACGAGATCTGCGGCGAGTACGGCGCGGACACGCTGCGTCTGTACGAGATGGCCATGGGCCCCCTGGACGTGTCGCGCCCCTGGGACACGCGTGCGGTCGTCGGCCAGTACCGGTTGCTGCAGCGGCTGTGGCGCAACATCGTCGACGAGGAGAGCGGCGAGGTCACCGTCGTCGACACCGAGCCCGGCGAGGACACGCTGCGCGCGCTGCACAAGGCGATCGACGGCGTCGGCGGGGACATGGCCGGGATGCGCTTCAACACGGCCATCGCCAAGGTCACCGAGCTGAACAACCACCTGACCAAGGCCGGTGGCCCGCTGCCGCGTCCCGTCGCCGAGGCACTGGTGCTGCTGGTGGCGCCGCTGGCGCCGCACATCGCCGAGGAGCTGTGGCGCCGACTGGGTCACACCGAGTCGGTCGTGCACCAGGACTTCCCGGTCGCCGACCCGGCGTACGTCGTGGACGAGACCGTGACCTGCGTCGTCCAGATCAAGGGCAAGGTCCGGGCACGCCTGGAGATCTCCCCGTCGATCACGGACGCCGAGCTGGAGGCCCTGGCCCTGGCCGACCCGGCCGTCGTCGCGGCACTGGACGGGGCGGGCATCCGCAAGGTGATCGTCCGGGCGCCGAAGCTGGTCAACATCGTTCCGGCCTAG